Proteins from a genomic interval of Capsicum annuum cultivar UCD-10X-F1 chromosome 4, UCD10Xv1.1, whole genome shotgun sequence:
- the LOC107867932 gene encoding probable serine/threonine-protein kinase At1g54610 isoform X1, which produces MFYSQMSSKQARSHSPLPHNFSSLTATATTTSAVIINGDITDQNSHHVKAGFAPLEKIKEEPEREKKEESVIQRSFSNSNKKANSEKKANFSIKFGRLTEGEQLAPGWPVWLTAVASEAIDGWMPLKSDAFQRLEKIGQGTYSSVYRARDVETGKMVALKKVKFDNFQPDSVRFMAREITILRKLDHQNIMKLLGIVTSRLSCCIYLVFEYMEHDLSGLLSCPDIKFTDSEIKCFMRQLLSGLEHCHSRGIMHRDIKASNVLVNNEGILKIADFGLANFLSARHKQPLTSRVVTLWYRPPELLLGSTNYGLTVDLWSTGCVFAEFFFGRPLLKGRTEVEQLHKIFKLCGSPSDDYWKKSKLPLATIFKPQHPYESALRDRCKELPKTAVNLIEALLSIDPHKRGTASSALGSEYFNTKPNACAPSSLPKYPPNKEIDAKFREEARRKRAGSTVAGSGASRNSRKLQKALQESSNLGIVVSTEEAEANIHNGRRNNGASVQISKGKGATVARISMKPSYDTVSDTSQTTEESQGESIRSVPAQMTASSGTAWPRMRKHDSAATRPHPPANSRNQKLIAFDPSSILQAADTFNLNMPGNNDFSGRITTAAISRNNDANSLHRQYTHHEQRDSFGSSDIHQSLELSEDYYGRQRRVVFSGPLIHQRSDAKKDIQMDQDGRRSRFYKDL; this is translated from the exons ATGTTTTACAGCCAGATGAG CTCCAAGCAGGCAAGGTCCCATTCCCCGCTGCCACATAATTTTTCTTCTCTGACAGCAACAGCAACTACAACTAGCGCTGTTATTATTAATGGAGATATTACGGATCAAAATTCGCACCATGTCAAGGCTGGATTTGCCCCAttggaaaaaattaaagaagaaccTGAAAGGGAGAAGAAGGAGGAATCCGTAATCCAACGAAGCTTCTCAAATTCTAATAAGAAAGCCAATTCTGAGAAAAAGGCTAATTTTAGTATCAAATTCGGAAGGCTAACAGAAGGAGAACAACTGGCTCCAGGTTGGCCTGTTTGGCTCACCGCTGTTGCCTCTGAAGCTATTGACGGATGGATGCCCCTTAAATCAGACGCCTTTCAGAGATTAGAAAAG ATTGGACAAGGTACATACAGCAGTGTTTATCGTGCACGTGATGTCGAAACTGGTAAAATGGTTGCCCTGAAGAAGgtgaaatttgacaatttccagCCAGATAGTGTCAGATTTATGGCTCGAGAAATCACAATACTGCGTAAACTTGACCATCAAAATATCATGAAGCTGCTGGGAATAGTCACTTCTCGGTTATCGTGTTGTATATACCTTGTTTTTGAATACATGGAACATGACCTCTCTGGACTGTTGTCATGTCCTGACATCAAGTTCACCGATTCAGAG ATTAAATGCTTTATGCGGCAGCTATTAAGTGGACTAGAGCATTGTCATTCCCGAGGTATAATGCATCGGGATATTAAAGCATCCAATGTTTTGGTAAACAATGAAGGAATTTTAAAGATAGCAGATTTTGGTCTTGCAAATTTCCTCAGTGCTAGGCACAAACAACCACTAACAAGCCGTGTGGTGACTTTATGGTATCGACCTCCTGAACTTCTCTTAGGATCAACAAATTATGGGCTAACAGTGGATTTGTGGAGCACTGGTTGTGTTTTTGcagaatttttttttgggaggCCCCTCCTGAAAGGGAGGACTGAG GTTGAACAATTGCATAAAATCTTCAAACTATGTGGTTCTCCATCTGATGATTACTGGAAGAAATCCAAACTTCCACTAGCAACTATTTTTAAACCCCAACATCCTTATGAGAGTGCACTTCGAGATAgatgtaaagaattaccaaaaacTGCTGTCAACCTTATAGAAGCGCTTCTTTCAATTGATCCACATAAACGTGGAACTGCTTCATCTGCTCTTGGTTCTGAG TATTTTAATACAAAGCCTAACGCATGTGCACCGTCAAGCTTGCCTAAGTATCCACCGAACAAGGAAATTGATGCAAAGTTCCGAGAAGAAGCAAGGAG AAAGAGGGCCGGTTCCACAGTGGCAGGATCTGGagcttcaagaaattcaagaaagcTGCAAAAGGCGCTTCAAGAATCAAGCAACTTAGGCATAGTGGTTTCAACAGAG GAAGCTGAAGCCAATATCCATAATGGTCGTAGAAACAATGGCGCTAGTGTCCAAATTTCTAAAGGAAAAGGAGCTACTGTGGCACGTATATCAATGAAGCCATCTTATGATACAGTGTCAGACACTTCTCAGACTACCGAAGAATCTCAAGGAGAAAGTATCCGATCTGTCCCTGCGCAAATGACAGCTTCAAGTGGCACTGCGTGGCCCAGAATGAGAAAGCATGATTCTGCAGCCACAAGACCCCATCCACCGGCCAACTCAAGAAATCAAAAGCTGATTGCCTTTGACCCTTCCAGTATACTGCAAGCTGCCGATACCTTCAATTTAAACATGCCAGGAAATAATGACTTTTCGGGCAGGATCACAACTGCAGCCATAAGCCGCAACAATGATGCAAATTCTCTTCACAGGCAATACACTCACCATGAGCAACGAGATTCTTTTGGATCATCTGATATACACCAGTCTCTGGAGTTGTCAGAG GACTACTATGGACGACAAAGAAGGGTTGTGTTCTCAGGACCATTGATACATCAGAGGAGTGATGCAAAGAAGGATATTCAAATGGACCAAGATGGTCGCAGATCTCGGTTTTATAAAG ATTTATAA
- the LOC107867932 gene encoding protein IMPAIRED IN BABA-INDUCED STERILITY 1 isoform X2 codes for MFYSQMSSKQARSHSPLPHNFSSLTATATTTSAVIINGDITDQNSHHVKAGFAPLEKIKEEPEREKKEESVIQRSFSNSNKKANSEKKANFSIKFGRLTEGEQLAPGWPVWLTAVASEAIDGWMPLKSDAFQRLEKIKCFMRQLLSGLEHCHSRGIMHRDIKASNVLVNNEGILKIADFGLANFLSARHKQPLTSRVVTLWYRPPELLLGSTNYGLTVDLWSTGCVFAEFFFGRPLLKGRTEVEQLHKIFKLCGSPSDDYWKKSKLPLATIFKPQHPYESALRDRCKELPKTAVNLIEALLSIDPHKRGTASSALGSEYFNTKPNACAPSSLPKYPPNKEIDAKFREEARRKRAGSTVAGSGASRNSRKLQKALQESSNLGIVVSTEEAEANIHNGRRNNGASVQISKGKGATVARISMKPSYDTVSDTSQTTEESQGESIRSVPAQMTASSGTAWPRMRKHDSAATRPHPPANSRNQKLIAFDPSSILQAADTFNLNMPGNNDFSGRITTAAISRNNDANSLHRQYTHHEQRDSFGSSDIHQSLELSEDYYGRQRRVVFSGPLIHQRSDAKKDIQMDQDGRRSRFYKDL; via the exons ATGTTTTACAGCCAGATGAG CTCCAAGCAGGCAAGGTCCCATTCCCCGCTGCCACATAATTTTTCTTCTCTGACAGCAACAGCAACTACAACTAGCGCTGTTATTATTAATGGAGATATTACGGATCAAAATTCGCACCATGTCAAGGCTGGATTTGCCCCAttggaaaaaattaaagaagaaccTGAAAGGGAGAAGAAGGAGGAATCCGTAATCCAACGAAGCTTCTCAAATTCTAATAAGAAAGCCAATTCTGAGAAAAAGGCTAATTTTAGTATCAAATTCGGAAGGCTAACAGAAGGAGAACAACTGGCTCCAGGTTGGCCTGTTTGGCTCACCGCTGTTGCCTCTGAAGCTATTGACGGATGGATGCCCCTTAAATCAGACGCCTTTCAGAGATTAGAAAAG ATTAAATGCTTTATGCGGCAGCTATTAAGTGGACTAGAGCATTGTCATTCCCGAGGTATAATGCATCGGGATATTAAAGCATCCAATGTTTTGGTAAACAATGAAGGAATTTTAAAGATAGCAGATTTTGGTCTTGCAAATTTCCTCAGTGCTAGGCACAAACAACCACTAACAAGCCGTGTGGTGACTTTATGGTATCGACCTCCTGAACTTCTCTTAGGATCAACAAATTATGGGCTAACAGTGGATTTGTGGAGCACTGGTTGTGTTTTTGcagaatttttttttgggaggCCCCTCCTGAAAGGGAGGACTGAG GTTGAACAATTGCATAAAATCTTCAAACTATGTGGTTCTCCATCTGATGATTACTGGAAGAAATCCAAACTTCCACTAGCAACTATTTTTAAACCCCAACATCCTTATGAGAGTGCACTTCGAGATAgatgtaaagaattaccaaaaacTGCTGTCAACCTTATAGAAGCGCTTCTTTCAATTGATCCACATAAACGTGGAACTGCTTCATCTGCTCTTGGTTCTGAG TATTTTAATACAAAGCCTAACGCATGTGCACCGTCAAGCTTGCCTAAGTATCCACCGAACAAGGAAATTGATGCAAAGTTCCGAGAAGAAGCAAGGAG AAAGAGGGCCGGTTCCACAGTGGCAGGATCTGGagcttcaagaaattcaagaaagcTGCAAAAGGCGCTTCAAGAATCAAGCAACTTAGGCATAGTGGTTTCAACAGAG GAAGCTGAAGCCAATATCCATAATGGTCGTAGAAACAATGGCGCTAGTGTCCAAATTTCTAAAGGAAAAGGAGCTACTGTGGCACGTATATCAATGAAGCCATCTTATGATACAGTGTCAGACACTTCTCAGACTACCGAAGAATCTCAAGGAGAAAGTATCCGATCTGTCCCTGCGCAAATGACAGCTTCAAGTGGCACTGCGTGGCCCAGAATGAGAAAGCATGATTCTGCAGCCACAAGACCCCATCCACCGGCCAACTCAAGAAATCAAAAGCTGATTGCCTTTGACCCTTCCAGTATACTGCAAGCTGCCGATACCTTCAATTTAAACATGCCAGGAAATAATGACTTTTCGGGCAGGATCACAACTGCAGCCATAAGCCGCAACAATGATGCAAATTCTCTTCACAGGCAATACACTCACCATGAGCAACGAGATTCTTTTGGATCATCTGATATACACCAGTCTCTGGAGTTGTCAGAG GACTACTATGGACGACAAAGAAGGGTTGTGTTCTCAGGACCATTGATACATCAGAGGAGTGATGCAAAGAAGGATATTCAAATGGACCAAGATGGTCGCAGATCTCGGTTTTATAAAG ATTTATAA